The genomic window AGCGACAGATGGAGCAGGTAGGGCCAAACACAAGCCCAGTGGGCCATTTCTTATGGAACCCTTCTGCACATTAAACATCCACTCTTATTGCTTAGTTTATTTATATTCTTTCACTTAAAATCCCAGAGTAAAGTTTCTTAGTCGTCAGCTTATTTAGTTATGCTTCATTTCCACATACCTAAACGTCCTGAGTCTGTTTTTACTAacaaatgaactaaaaaaaaaaaaaaagcaagaataGTGTTGTTAATCTTCATCCAGTTAGCCCTCAATTCCGCCCGTGGAACAAGTCATCaatcttctttcctttcttgcTTGAGCAGCTGGCCTCCCTGCAAGAGCAGCTGGACTCGCTGATAGAGAAAtgaccaccagggggcagcacTATGTCTGACTTGGATAAGCAGCTAATAACACTGGAGATGTCGGAGGAGGACAACTCATTGTACTgttcacagtgaaaatgaacatgGAGAATGTGATAAATTGCTATGTGGCTCCTGAATATGCAGTACATGGAGTATATATTTGTAAGGTATCAGGTACAGGTGACTGTAACTTGTATTATGTACCTATGTGTTTGTGGGGTTGGCAGTGTAATTTCTGAATATTACTTGGGATTTAGTTATAGGAAGTTACTTTCATTCATCattgcaacatttttttaataaatacacTCTTGAAGTTGAAATGAATTCTCATGTCTTATGTTGCCCTCAATACAATGTTTTGCTGTTGGCAGTACCATTGCagttctcacatacacatatacaaacacactttaacaGCAGACTTCAGACCTTATTATACTTTCACTGCTTTCAGTCAAGTCCCCAATGCCTAATCTCACCACATTCTAGATGTTTCAACACTTCTAGAATGATCTTAGCCTTCTGTATTCTGAGTACTGGTCTCTGGTCCTCCGCCTCTTCATGTCTTTCAGGGATTATACAGAAGATGTAGGGAGGGGTTGAAGGATTAGCCAAAGCAAGATTAAAGTGGCCATTCTCTACCTGTTAATCCAACCATCTGTCAAAGACCAGACAGGCTGTTCCCAACACAAGGATGTTAGCTAGCCTTCATTGTGCTAATTAACAGAGTGGACAAAACGTACAATCAAACCACACCTCGCTAAGACACTCAAGCGTAGACATTTACACGCTGTGGTAACtgatcacagagaaacagttccAGAGTcttaaaaagagacagaaaatggagGAGACGTATCTGCTCAACCATCCCGGTGTAAAGAAGAAAATCTTGCACGGAGGCCAGGGTCCCATGCCCCACTTCCCTCCAGGAACGAAGGTAGGACACAGCGTTAGGGAGAGTGACGCACAGCCTTTGAATTCTGTTCCATTTTCTACTTCTCAGTTTGGATCCTTAAATCAGAGTTCTTTTGTTGAAATTACAGCTGGTAAAAATGATTTAGTTAAATtgacaacaacaggaaaaatcTTCTgcctaaggaaaaaaaagattgaatttAAATATGAACTGAGTCAACCGGAACTCAGTAGACCTTCATCCTGTTACAACTGGAGACTAAAGGCGGGAAAGACAGTCTTCAAATCAGCGGTAGTAAATATTTTATGTGCGCTTTGTTTTGGATCAGTACAGATCCTACAATGTCCATCGATTACCGCTCGTAGAAGGTTTTTTATTGGTGATAAAACAGGCTGTCCAAACCCAGTTCTGCATTAGGGATCATTTGGGCCGCTGCAAAGAGCCGGCGCAGAATCCTGGCACGTTCCGGCTTTGGCACGCCGGCGGCATGTCTTGTCGTGGTGTTGGGAGCTAAGCGGTGATCTGCACTAGGTGGCTTTTTCCACCACTGATGTCCAGGCCATATGGCAGAAAGCCTGAGGCTGATGACAAACATTTTCCAGGAAAATGCCAGCATTAATTTCTCCATTCACCAGCTGTGCTCCGCGTTGCTCTCATTCTGTCGCTGTGCTTCCATCTCCCAACAGTTCAAATGGACAACACATTACAATGAGTCATTTCAGTGGAGGCAGAGTTGAGCCAGAAATAACATTGTacacagatgggagagagggaagagctagagagagagagagagagagagagagagagagacgtctcgtttagaaaagaggaagaggtgtCGAGATGACAACATCCTCAAAATCACACACCGACACTCATGCATACAAGAATGCACGAATTCTGTTTGTAAGTGTTGGGATGGGAAGGGAATACAAAACTCGAGAACTTAtttcctcagtttctctctctctctccctctgtctctctgtttctctctctctctctctctctctctctctctctgtgtctctcattctcctcccCACATAGCTGGTGTTCCATTTCCAAACTCTGAAGGACAACTTTGAGCGAACAGTGATTGATGACAGCCGCAAAAACAAGAGGCCCACCGAGATTTTCGTagggaaaatgtttaaaatggagGTGTGGGAGGTTCTGCTGACATCAATGAGGATCGGTGAGGTGGCCGAGTTCTGGTGCGATGATATTGTGAGTTCACATTAAATCTAATCTCaaattctttttctcctcttatcCAGCTGGTTTCTGtaagtgtgaaaacactgaaaacctAATTTGGATCTTAATTAGTGTTCAGTCAAGGATAGAGGAGGCCTTGCTGGTAATTTTTATGCATACGAAATAACCTCTTGTGGCCTCCCACGCTATCTattaaaaagcacaaaatgtcttttcagtgcatttgttttgttcttccaCCATTTcttcacagcaaaagaaaagaaccaaAATGAAGCTATAGATTGCAGCTGGTTGGTTTGCTTGTGCCAACTGAAGTGAGTTACATAAGAATTCTTGACCTGGCTTCATTCTATGTGCCAAGCAaaaggttgtttgtttgtgtttatttgttcagcACACAGGCTTGTACCCCATCGTGTCTAAAGGAATGAGGCTGGCAGCTCAAGGGAAAGACCCTCTGGAGGGGCAGAAACACATGTGTGGGATGGGGAACATGTTCCATTACCACTCCACAGGTTTCCCTGAACTTGATGAGCTTATGAGAGAACCGCAGCCTCTAATCTTTATTATGGAGCTAATCTCGGTAAGACAGgaatgtacatacatacaaacatacatacacacaatacactttGGCTCAGTAATTCACACACCATCCAATTTAGGTTCTCCACCCACTATTAGAAGATTTATTTCTTGTTGAATAAACCGCTCGGCTCAGGGCTCAACAGAACGTTATACAACCAAACAATCCACACCGGGGAGGCAGAAAGAATCCTCAGTCAAGGAAAACgacttctcctctgttcttcaaTTCAGCAGCTCCCTGTTCAGTTGTCTACCTCTCCCACAGGTGGGCGACCCTTTCTCGTACAAGCGGGAGTCGTGGATGATGGAGAAAGATGAAAAGCTTGAGGCCGTGCCCCCGCTGCACCTCCAGGGCAACGCGCTGGTGAAGCAGGGGCGATTCCGCGAAGCCGCTGATAAGTACCAGGAGGCTGTGCTCCTGCTGCGTACTGTGCAGTCCAGGGTAATAGGGATCTGGGAAGAAGGGCAGTAGAACCTGCAGGAGATCAATAGTCATgtctcagtttctttttttctttttttttcctcagggtgCCACACTGAGCTGAATATCTTAgctttagatgtgtgtgtgtgtgtgtgtgtgtgtgtgtgtgtgtgtgtgtgtgtgtgatgctgagaTTGAGCATGTTTTATTGCATTGTAACagtaaaaaaatttaaacatttgaaaatcttTCCTTTTAAGGAAAAGAACCCAGATACACTGGGTTGAAATGAAACGGGTTAATTGTGAATATTATCCAGAAACTTTTAATTCACTCCCTGCTCTGATTCAGCTGTATTTTAATTAACCTCTGCTCAAGGCTGTGAACCCCATAACACTGAGTTGAGACTGCAGATAGTGGTCTTCAGAAACAGATACAAGTTCTAGAAATGAAAATAGAGTTGAAAGTAGAACTGAAAGTTTTCTGAGTTCTCTGAGGAGATTTGCTCTGTGTCTAAGGACTTATGTTGGATGTTGTTTTCCTGCGGTGTAGGAAATGCCAGGTCATGAGGACTACATTAACCTGGGCAAGCTCATTATCCCCCTGGTACTGAATTACTGCCAGTGTATGCTGGAACTGGAGGAGTACTATGAGGTGATAGAGCACACTACAGAGCTACTGGAGAAGCACAAAGGTACAACCTACGTCCATTGTCCTCTGATTATAATTCTTAACACAAAGGCACGACTAATATGTGTACTGTAATATTTATGATACCAAGCACAAAGGTACAGCCAATATCCACACTCTATTGTTTACAATACTAGCACAAAGGTACAACCAACATTCCTTCTCTACAAACTGCATTTAAAATCAGAACGTTTAGGTAACTCCTTACTTTTACATTCATAGTTACATATAGCTTCTTCCTGTCATCTTATttctcagttaaaaaacaaacagtacaacaagaaaaaacagctGCTCAATTCACACATATCTGGTATATTTTAAATTGAGCggctgttattttattttactgagaGGAACCAAAAAGCTTAAGGTAAagcttttcatcttttcatcctcttccgctggtttctgttttgttttgcctcatGACAGGCAATGATCATCTCTACACAATGCGTGCTATTCTGTGCTTACCTATAGCTATACTGATGCCATGTagctcattttgtgtgtgtgtgtgtgtgtgtatgtgtgtgtggaagcagTGCTATTTAAGCCAggcttgagtgtgtgtaagatgacAAGGAAGACTATAAGACCACTTAGCTGCAGTGGTGAAGTGGGGAAgctctcatttttttctaatAAGGCTTATACTTTTACACGAGATGATCTATGCCAGACTGCTACCTCCTAAAAATGTTTAATCTGAGAGGtcttactctcctctcctccgtcTCTTCAAACCActctcccctttcttttccttcttgtctaaccctctttttttctctctgcagcccTCTTAAATGCTCTTGtttcctctcctgtcttctccATCTTATCCTGCATGTCATCGCAACCTTGTTGTCTCTTTCCATAGAAATCCTCAATCTCCTTCTCTTTATCGTTTCTCTCCTGCACCATCTGGGGACTAATCTCTTTCTAAAATGTGCTCGATTGAGCTTTGCGCCACTGGCTGCTGTACTGCTAGAAGCTACTAAACAAGACAAGAGATCTATTTAAATGTTGGCAGAATTTCAGATTTAGTGAGACAGCAGATCGAGTGGGGAAGAGGCAAAGGAGAGTCATCAATACAGTATCTTCTCCAGGCTCTTGGGCCCACTCAAAAGACAGTGAGGattaggatgtgtgtgtgtgtgtgtgtgtgtgtgtgtgtgtgtgtgtgtacatgtatttgtGAGTCCTATTTGTGTGAGAAAAACTACAACACATAGCTGaaatatgtgtacacacacacacacacacacacatatatatatatatagagagagatagatagatagatagatagatagatagatagatagatagatagatagatagatagatagatagatagatatgtgtgtgtgtgtgtgtgtgtgtgtgtgtgtgtgtgtgtgtgtgtgtgtgtgtgtacacacatattTCAGCTATGTGTTGTAGTTTTTCTCAcacaagtatatatatatatatatatatatatatatatatatatatatatacacacacacatatatatgtgtgtatgtatgtatgtacatcaGGCTGAGACAGCTTCCTCTTTAGCGTGAAAGttcaaagagaaacacatgacTGTAATTTGTAAacattatttatatgtttacagCCTTCTGGTAAAACTGCTGCAGTCTCAGCTTTTTTCTTCAAGTGAACTTCAGCACGCCTTCTAATGATAGTTATACCCAACTATTGACTGATAAAGATTATGATCATGTCGTTCAACCCTCTCCCTGTTATTTTTAGACTGCGTGAAGGCATACTACAAGCGCGCAAAAGCTCACACTGCAGTATGGAACGAGAAAGAGGCCAGGAAAGATTTCCTAATGGTGTCCAACCTGGATGTGACTCTGTCTGGACTAGTGCACAGGGAGCTGAAGAATCtctcagagagaatgaaagaaaaatactgggaagagaaggagaaatactggaacattctggaagaaaaggataaagagaaaggaaaagaattggatgaggatgaggatgaggatgaggatgaggatgaggaaaagGAGACAGGGGTACGGAGCCAGGCACagcaagagaaaaatgaggacAAGAGGGATAAAGAGAAGGTCAAggaggaaagggagggagagagagctgagactAACCAACAGAAAACTCTGTCTGGAGAAGAACCCAAGGCACAGACCAGTGAGAAAGCAGCATCTGTGACTGAGGGTAAGGACTGGCAGCAGATGCTTCGCCTAATTATGCTACTTCAAGATGAAGGTAATTTTTACATGAAGGAGCAACGCCACTCAGACGCCGTTGAGAAGTTCAAAGAGGCCCTGGAGTATGTGGACCATCTTCAAAACAAGGTAGGTCGACACTGAACTCAAGATTATGAAGGTGACTCCAAATCAAGTGTCTACATTCTCAGTTTGTATGAAATCAGTGAAACCATCATCTTATTATAGCCCTGAGGGAAGTCTATAGGTTTCTTGTAGACCCCtctaagaaggaaaaaaaaatagaaggaTGTCCTTAGAGATTTGAATAAACCAGTGTTCACCCTTGTGTCTATCTCTTGCTTCTCTCTTTTGGTAGGAGGTGGAATACAAGGGGGAGGACTGGGAGTCTCTGGAGAAAGTGAGGCTGCCACTCACTCTCAACCTCAGCCAGTGTAAGCTGGAGCTTAGGGAATTTCAGACCGTTGTGGAGCTAAACAACAAACTGTTGAAAAAGCACAGAAGTAAGCTAACACCTCTTGGCAcaagaggacacacacacacacacacacacacacacacacacgcatactgaGAGAGCATCGAACGGAAATAAGTAGCTCTAACAGATATGGATCACCATCGTTGCAAGTTCAATAGTTACTCAATTTTTACTCCATTACATCCGCAGTACAAAACACTGAGCCTTTAGCTGtaagctgcaaaacacagttgTGTCTTTCACATCCATGCTACTTTGGTGCCTGCTTTTCCGATCTCTCCATTTTTCAGGAAGTTGAAAGCACTTGCATCATTCTCCTTATTGAATTTCGTTACACTCCCCTGGTACTTCCACCCCACTCACTCCCAGTAGTGAGAAGTGAAAAccgttgttttcttttgcctgAATTATTTATCATGAGGTTGATGTGTTGTGGCAAGACTAGTTTGCGCCAacactctcttattttcttgctctcaatctctttctcatacacataccatttgtctctttctctctttgtctagATAATCTGAAGGCAGTGTATCAGCGTGCCCGGGCTCACTCTGCGCTTTGCAATGAGGAAGAAGCTCGCCAAGACTTCACCAAATTGACACATCTGGACCCCAAATTCAAACCCATTGTCaaggaggagatgaagaaacTAGGCGAGAACATCAGGGCCAAACATGTTCGTGAGAAGAAGAACTACTGGACCACCACACAGGAGAAATGGAACAATAAAGCTCAGGCAGCcacaaaaagcaacaaaatggagaagaagaaagggGTGAAGTGGGCAGATGAGAACAAGACATTGGAGAACACCACTGGAGAACTACATGATGCAGCCAACCAGCCAGGCACTGGGAACAAGGGACAAAGTGGATTAACTGCCCGTGACAAACAAGAGATAAGTGGAACGCCTGGTAACCAGGATGGTGAAGGTCgcagttctgaaaaaaaaggagagactgCTCAGGTCTCTAAAAAGGCCACAGAAGAGTCAGGTAATGGAACGGGGGATAAAGAACTTCTGAGTACTGCAATGGAGCAAGCCAATCAGATCACAGGTGATATTAGTTTGACCTGTAACATCACAGAGAATGTTAATATTCCTGTAGAATCCACCAATAAGGATGCAGAGGCAGAGGGAACAGATAAGGATAGGTTAGCCGAACAGGGTGATAGAACTGAAGTAAATGATGAGAACAATAAGGAGGTTAGAGGGaataagaaagaggaaaaacctCCTCAAACCAAATCTCAGTCGAGCTCACTACCTGCAAAACCTGAAAAATCCACCAAAACCTCCAAacgcaaacaaaaaaagaagaaataaacatGTCAACTTGTCAACCAGTTCAGCTGCAGGGAGGTGGGCTCCAGGCATTAAGATAAACCAGGCAGTGTGTagaacaaatacaaatgtatttttattttttttcccatacaCAATAAGTAGAAAGCAGCCAGTAACCCTTTTTTTGATTTCGTTTAAAGCCttcatttcacaaaacattttatatgaattaaaaaagacaagtgggaaaaaaacaagcatgtGTTATGTAATAAATCAAATAGTACCAGTGCATTACAGATTGATAAGCaccttaccaaaaaaaaccccaaaaaacaagaaccaacaaagaacaaaatgataaaaaaccaaaaagggaCAAGCTCAGTGGAATGTTGGAAATCATCATGTTAGTAGAGGCATGATGTGCAACAACAGTTAACAGATGGTGGTGAAATCAAAAAGGTTAAAGGTTCAACTGcccacattttttaaaatcaaaccgaataacaagcaaataaaaaatgactTAAGATGACTGGCTAGCTATGGCAAGGTCATGACATGTATGTCTGCtacttatatatacacagaaataatgagTGGATTCATTAGTGGGGCTAGTGGCTAAATATAGCTGACGCAGCCCTTAGCAATGCCTGTGTTATATGGCACACTCCCACAGTCGACCGTCCCCTCCTCAGATATGCTACAAATCTCTATCACTGGAGAGAGAACCGCTTCCATTGTTAGCAGCATTGAGTGATCCAGGATACAGAGAATACAATGAAAGGTAGGACAGATATCCAAGAGTAAGAAATAGGACCTTCCATGGGAGCCAACAGAATCAGCTCAGTTTCATTGGTATCAATGGAAATTTCAGTGTCTAATGGAGTGTTTACATTTACGTCTTAGAATGTGCTCTCCTTAAGTCATGAAAGCCCTAGACCAGAGCTACAGAGATAGGTGGTTATGAAATGGTGATACAACGATATCTGACAGCTATTCACATGGCTATAAGATCTGACCTAGCTTAAAGGATCACTGTAGTGTACAATGGAAAACAAgggcaatggaaaaaaaaagccctacaGACGTAACAGTGATGCTTGTGGActgctgtaatgttttaaatgatctttATTTTCACCAACTGTAAAAACCAGcgatttttcatgtttttgttttgatttacttCATTAAGAGTGAGCACACTGCAAAATATGGAAATCAATGTGTTGACACAACATATTCATAAATAGCATGAGTTGTATGCATATGTAATGCAGTATAGataataatacattaaaaaaaaatgcttgaaacAAGGCATCGGTATTGTctttgagttttgtgtgtggtgttgtggtgttttttttttctttctctctctctcagccaaacTAGGCCCAGTAAGTGTAAGTCCCTATTGGCCCGAAACAGATGTTGATCTTAATGAATATCTATGCCAGCTAAACAGTGACAGGCTAAGTCGACAGCTGTGTTGGGAGGAGAAGAGGACTCATCGTATGGGAAggaacctctctctccctcttttgttccctctctttctttccatatgcttatttgcatattttccaTAATGAACTACGCTCTACCTTCCCAATACTCAACCTGCATTTCTGCATCCTTGGGGACAGTTCCCTAGCAACggcaccaaaacaaacagacgacAGGGCATTCTGTGATGTCAAATACAAATGAAGGTGCTCATGGTAAGCCTGTATGCACTGtggaaatcaaaataaaatctgtGTGCTGAATGCTCGATAATGGGGTCAGactcttctttcatttctgttttttttatttatttacctttaAAAAGTACAGCGAGATAGAACCTGCTTCATGTTACTGTAAACGATTGTACTGTTGTGTTTGCCGAGACAAAACGGAATATTCCTGACACTAACAATCATCCCTAGACTTGGTTTTGAAGTttgtaatgaatattttttcaaaagaagtttctcatctctttttttttttttctccttctctcttttgctctgtccCTCTtacgttccctctctctctctctctctatctctctgttctcGGCCTTCCTCAACGCTCTCCATCTCCGTTTGTTCTAACTCGTCGCTTATCATCCACATGCAAACATTCTCTTTCAAATTACTTCTTGTATCAAATAGCCAGTCTCATGCGCTTCCAGATTGTGCTTCAGCACCCTTCACGCCTCTCTGAATGTAATAATACATAATCTACC from Chanos chanos chromosome 2, fChaCha1.1, whole genome shotgun sequence includes these protein-coding regions:
- the LOC115804981 gene encoding aryl-hydrocarbon-interacting protein-like 1, which encodes MEETYLLNHPGVKKKILHGGQGPMPHFPPGTKLVFHFQTLKDNFERTVIDDSRKNKRPTEIFVGKMFKMEVWEVLLTSMRIGEVAEFWCDDIHTGLYPIVSKGMRLAAQGKDPLEGQKHMCGMGNMFHYHSTGFPELDELMREPQPLIFIMELISVGDPFSYKRESWMMEKDEKLEAVPPLHLQGNALVKQGRFREAADKYQEAVLLLRTVQSREMPGHEDYINLGKLIIPLVLNYCQCMLELEEYYEVIEHTTELLEKHKDNLKAVYQRARAHSALCNEEEARQDFTKLTHLDPKFKPIVKEEMKKLGENIRAKHVREKKNYWTTTQEKWNNKAQAATKSNKMEKKKGVKWADENKTLENTTGELHDAANQPGTGNKGQSGLTARDKQEISGTPGNQDGEGRSSEKKGETAQVSKKATEESGNGTGDKELLSTAMEQANQITGDISLTCNITENVNIPVESTNKDAEAEGTDKDRLAEQGDRTEVNDENNKEVRGNKKEEKPPQTKSQSSSLPAKPEKSTKTSKRKQKKKK